The stretch of DNA ATTATCAACTTGATATCATCTGATTATAAAATTATAAAACAATATTTTACGTAACATATTGCTTTTGTTATTTCAATTACCATTACAAAAGCTTATAAAAACCAATTACCATTAAGCAGCAAAGGGCAAAAAAAAACCGGGCACAAAGCCCGGCTTTTTTTGCTTATTACAATCTGGTGAGCAGGGGACCAAGGATCAGGGAAATGGTACCTGCCACTTTGATCAGCGGGTTCATAGCGGGACCGGAGGTGTCTTTACAGGGGTCACCAACGGTGTCACCGATAACAGCAGCTTTGTGCGGCTCGCTCTTCTTACCGCCCAGTGCGCCGCCTTCAATGTATTTCTTAGCATTGTCCCAAGCACCGCCGGCATTGGCCAGGAACAGGGCCAGCAGCACACCGGTGGTGGTCAGGCCGCCCAGGAAACCGGCCAGAGCCATGGCACCAAGGCCAAAACCTACGATAGGAGGAACGATAACGGCTACAACGCCGGGGAAGATCATTTTACTGATAGCGGAACGGGTAGCGATGTCCACGCAGCGAGCGTAGTCAGGCTTGCCGGTACCTTCCATAATGCCGGGGATTTCACGAAACTGGCGGCGAACTTCTTCCACCATTCCGAAAGCAGCTTCACCCACAGCACGCATGGTGCGGGCACCGATCAGGAAGGGAACTGCGCCACCGATGAACACACCCACCAGAACCATGGGGTCGGTCAGGTTAACGATAAAGTTTCCGCCGGTAGCTGCAAGACCTTCTTGCATGTTGGGATTATGCTTAACGCCGTCAACGAAAGCGCTGAACAGAGCCAGAGCGGTCAGAGCGGCGGAACCAATGGCGAAACCTTTGGCAATAGCGGCAGTGGTGTTACCCACGGCATCCAGTTTATCAGTTTTCTCACGAACTTCGGGGGGCAGCTCGGCCATTTCGGCGATACCACCGGCGTTGTCAGCCACAGGACCAAAGGAGTCCATAGCCACAACCATACCGGCGGTGGAGAGCATACCCATAGCAGCCATGGCGATACCATAGATGGACCACAGAGCGGCTTGGCCTTCAGGAGAGTTCGACAACACAGCCCAGAAGGAGAAGTAAATAGCACCGGCAAATACCAGCATGGGGATAAATGTAGATTCCATACCCACTGCCAGACCATGAATTACGTTGGTAGCCGGGCCGGACTTGGAAGCTTCGGCAATTCTCAACACCGGAGGTTTATTGTTGGCTGTGTAGTATTCAGTAAGCCAACCAACAGCTACGTTAACGATCAAACCGGCTGCAACAGCCATAAAAATACCGAACGAAACATTGCCGAAGGCCACGCCGGTCGGTTCAGCAATACCGTCAGCCGGGAAAATAGCCTTGGCCACAAACCAAGTGCCAATCAAAGTCATAATATTAGTGCTCCACAGGCCTACGTTCAAAGCAGCCTGCGGGTTGCCGCCTTCACTGGTGCGTACGGTAAAGGTACCGAGGATAGCAGCGATAATACCAACAGCACCAACCAGCAGCGGGAAGATAACACCGGAGAAACCAAACAGTGTGTTACCAATCAGCATGGCAGCAATGGTAGTGGCAGCATAGGATTCAAATAAGTCAGCCCCCATACCGGCGGTGTCACCAACGTTGTCACCAACGTTGTCAGCGATGGTAGCGGGGTTACGCGGGTCGTCTTCCGGAATACCGGCTTCAACTTTACCCACGAGGTCAGCACCCACGTCAGCGGCTTTGGTGTAGATACCACCGCCGACCCTGGCGAAGAATGCAATAACAGATGCACCAAAGGCGAAGCTGTTAATAATCAGCGGGCTTTGGAAAATAATAAATAACACGGAAACACCCAGCAAACCCAGACCGGCCACGGACAGACCCATAACAGCGCCGGCGCGGAAGGAAACCTGCAGTGCTTTGCCCAAACCGGAGCTACGGGCAGCTTCAGCGGTACGGGCGTTTGATTTGGTAGTACTGTTCATGCCGATATAACCGGCGATGGCGGAGCAAATTGCACCCACCGCAAAAGAAATAGCGGATGCCGCACCTACGGGTAGGTGGGAACCTGGTTTTTGTTCAACAAATAACTCTGCGGCCCATAATAATACGAAAATTGCAATTGCAAATGGTGCAAGTGTTTTGTACTGGCGGTTCATGTACGCCATGGCACCCTCTTGAACAGCTTCGGAAAGCTGCTT from Desulfoscipio gibsoniae DSM 7213 encodes:
- a CDS encoding sodium-translocating pyrophosphatase, which translates into the protein MDFNLTLAYYAAGAGALALLFALFTMSQVLKESMGTPKMKQLSEAVQEGAMAYMNRQYKTLAPFAIAIFVLLWAAELFVEQKPGSHLPVGAASAISFAVGAICSAIAGYIGMNSTTKSNARTAEAARSSGLGKALQVSFRAGAVMGLSVAGLGLLGVSVLFIIFQSPLIINSFAFGASVIAFFARVGGGIYTKAADVGADLVGKVEAGIPEDDPRNPATIADNVGDNVGDTAGMGADLFESYAATTIAAMLIGNTLFGFSGVIFPLLVGAVGIIAAILGTFTVRTSEGGNPQAALNVGLWSTNIMTLIGTWFVAKAIFPADGIAEPTGVAFGNVSFGIFMAVAAGLIVNVAVGWLTEYYTANNKPPVLRIAEASKSGPATNVIHGLAVGMESTFIPMLVFAGAIYFSFWAVLSNSPEGQAALWSIYGIAMAAMGMLSTAGMVVAMDSFGPVADNAGGIAEMAELPPEVREKTDKLDAVGNTTAAIAKGFAIGSAALTALALFSAFVDGVKHNPNMQEGLAATGGNFIVNLTDPMVLVGVFIGGAVPFLIGARTMRAVGEAAFGMVEEVRRQFREIPGIMEGTGKPDYARCVDIATRSAISKMIFPGVVAVIVPPIVGFGLGAMALAGFLGGLTTTGVLLALFLANAGGAWDNAKKYIEGGALGGKKSEPHKAAVIGDTVGDPCKDTSGPAMNPLIKVAGTISLILGPLLTRL